A window from Rhizosphaericola mali encodes these proteins:
- a CDS encoding phosphatase PAP2 family protein, with protein sequence MQKLVFLFFYLTFLIPKGNAQILQKVDHWDYQTLQYLETTRTDEKTHILKTISDANNYVNAAIPLGLLIAGTVHDDKAMRQNALYVATSSASTAVFNFALKKIFKRKRPFNVHVSLSPVYMPKSYSFPSGHTSLSFSTATALSRAYPKWYVIVPSYLWAGTVGYSRMYLGVHNPSDVIAGAVLGSGTALGFGFMKK encoded by the coding sequence ATGCAAAAACTAGTCTTCCTTTTTTTTTACCTAACATTCCTTATTCCAAAAGGGAATGCGCAGATTTTGCAAAAAGTAGATCATTGGGATTATCAAACATTACAATATTTGGAAACGACCAGAACAGATGAAAAAACGCATATTCTAAAGACAATTTCTGATGCGAACAATTATGTAAATGCTGCAATTCCCTTGGGTTTACTCATTGCAGGAACGGTGCATGATGACAAAGCCATGCGACAGAATGCACTTTATGTTGCCACAAGCTCGGCAAGTACTGCAGTTTTCAATTTTGCATTAAAAAAAATATTCAAACGAAAACGCCCCTTCAATGTACATGTAAGTTTGTCTCCAGTTTATATGCCCAAAAGTTACTCATTCCCATCTGGACATACCTCCTTATCATTCAGCACAGCGACCGCATTGTCACGCGCATATCCGAAATGGTATGTGATCGTCCCCTCCTATTTATGGGCAGGCACTGTGGGATACTCTAGGATGTACTTGGGTGTACACAATCCTTCCGACGTCATTGCAGGTGCAGTATTAGGATCTGGAACCGCTTTAGGTTTTGGATTTATGAAAAAATAA
- a CDS encoding S41 family peptidase has translation MKYLSLILAQLLAFIVHAQNKQEIRNVEAFTKLYGYIRYFHPSDEAASLNWDKFAIYGISKVKNVTSDVELKKTLYELFKPIAPSIRIAKSPKFDIQTITPKDKNINKNIFWFHQGVGINNTGETYFSQRFNRKYTTEKESKGAQFFPISYDLDSKGLNGKFIKLVGKMKADVEDGSSGHFWLRVDKKNGMGFFNNMNNNPIVSNKWQNYSIEGKVDNDALNIYFGAFLAGKGKIWIDSIKIFKRSNNNENWSLLPVENADLKLKNAEGLPDKWFYNKKDNYSYSYYKDSIGPVIQIARVKPIDNSKIIDSIDYKNIPKPLSLYNAELVKGVNVIFPISVYGDASHTYPKGDSNAYNNLYNALIHVNVNNKTGDNLNVRFADIVITWNIFKHFFPYWQDASSDPISILHTAVVHAYNVKNSLDFEKTLMQLTASLNDGHIWVSYKGDTLNRWQLPISLTIVDDHIVVDKIFDSTFSDLQSGDVIEKINGIVAIQYLDRIMAEISGSKQWKQYRALNIFTNGAKQNPIVLKIDRMENPITMNRNMDSYTYYTRTKKAFKPSGEIKPGIFYLNLNTISKDTIDQWMPKLSTAKGIICDLRGYPNGNHNLINHLLTQKEDTKWMFIPKTTYPDQKNIEYLELGWNMDTTNPHINAKVIFLIDGRSISYAESYMGFIKDFKLATIIGQPTAGTNGDINPFNLPGGYTISWTGMMVKNHDGSKHHLLGILPDIYVNRSIDGIKQGKDEYLDKALDLLN, from the coding sequence ATGAAATACCTGTCCTTAATTTTAGCACAACTACTAGCATTTATCGTACATGCCCAAAACAAACAAGAAATAAGAAATGTGGAGGCTTTCACTAAATTGTATGGTTATATTAGATATTTCCATCCTTCAGATGAAGCTGCATCTTTGAACTGGGATAAATTTGCCATTTATGGAATTTCCAAGGTAAAAAATGTTACTTCAGATGTGGAATTGAAGAAGACCTTATATGAACTATTTAAACCGATAGCTCCCTCAATTCGCATTGCTAAATCTCCTAAGTTTGATATACAAACTATAACGCCTAAAGACAAAAATATAAACAAAAATATTTTTTGGTTTCATCAAGGAGTTGGGATAAATAATACAGGAGAGACCTATTTTAGTCAACGTTTTAATCGGAAATATACGACTGAAAAGGAAAGTAAAGGTGCACAATTCTTTCCTATAAGTTATGATTTAGATTCTAAAGGGTTAAATGGAAAATTTATCAAACTTGTTGGTAAAATGAAAGCGGATGTAGAGGACGGAAGTAGCGGTCATTTTTGGCTAAGAGTGGATAAAAAAAATGGTATGGGATTCTTTAATAATATGAATAATAATCCAATAGTTAGTAATAAATGGCAGAATTATAGTATCGAAGGAAAGGTGGATAATGACGCACTGAATATCTATTTTGGCGCTTTTTTGGCAGGAAAAGGTAAGATTTGGATAGACTCAATTAAAATTTTTAAGAGATCAAATAATAATGAGAATTGGAGCTTGTTGCCAGTTGAAAATGCTGATTTGAAACTGAAAAATGCGGAAGGTTTGCCTGATAAGTGGTTTTATAATAAAAAAGATAATTATTCCTACTCTTATTATAAAGATTCGATTGGACCTGTTATTCAGATCGCAAGGGTCAAACCTATTGATAATTCAAAAATTATAGATAGTATTGACTATAAAAATATTCCGAAGCCGTTATCGTTATATAATGCCGAGTTGGTAAAGGGGGTGAACGTAATTTTTCCTATATCGGTATATGGTGATGCAAGCCATACTTACCCAAAAGGAGATTCCAATGCTTATAATAATTTATACAATGCATTAATTCACGTAAACGTGAATAATAAAACAGGAGATAATCTTAATGTACGCTTCGCCGATATTGTTATTACTTGGAATATCTTTAAGCATTTTTTCCCTTATTGGCAAGATGCTTCGTCAGATCCGATATCAATTTTGCATACAGCTGTAGTGCATGCTTATAATGTTAAGAATAGTTTAGATTTTGAAAAAACTTTAATGCAATTGACAGCTTCATTAAATGATGGACATATCTGGGTAAGTTATAAAGGAGATACCTTAAACAGATGGCAGTTGCCAATTTCTTTAACTATTGTTGACGATCATATAGTTGTCGATAAAATCTTTGATTCGACATTTTCGGATTTACAATCGGGAGATGTAATTGAAAAAATTAATGGTATAGTAGCAATACAGTATTTAGATCGAATTATGGCAGAAATATCAGGGTCTAAACAATGGAAACAATATCGAGCACTTAATATTTTTACAAATGGAGCAAAACAAAATCCGATTGTGCTTAAAATTGATAGAATGGAGAATCCGATTACAATGAATCGTAATATGGATAGCTACACTTATTATACTAGAACAAAAAAAGCGTTTAAACCGAGTGGAGAAATTAAGCCAGGTATATTTTATCTGAATTTAAATACCATATCCAAGGATACGATAGACCAATGGATGCCTAAATTAAGTACAGCAAAGGGTATTATTTGCGATTTAAGAGGATATCCAAACGGAAATCATAATTTAATCAATCATTTATTGACTCAGAAAGAAGATACAAAATGGATGTTTATACCTAAAACGACTTATCCAGATCAGAAAAATATAGAGTATTTAGAGTTAGGTTGGAATATGGATACTACAAATCCGCATATAAATGCTAAAGTGATATTTTTAATAGATGGTAGATCTATCAGTTATGCAGAAAGTTACATGGGATTCATCAAAGACTTTAAACTTGCAACTATAATTGGTCAGCCCACGGCAGGTACCAATGGCGATATTAACCCTTTTAATCTTCCTGGTGGTTATACAATTTCTTGGACAGGAATGATGGTGAAAAATCATGACGGATCCAAACATCATTTGTTAGGCATACTACCTGATATTTATGTAAATAGGTCCATAGATGGCATTAAACAAGGTAAAGATGAATATTTAGATAAAGCCTTAGATTTATTAAATTAG
- a CDS encoding heavy metal translocating P-type ATPase, with protein MAMVEDRIDEKTKKTFPVLEMSCAACANSVETILQSQPGVVNATVNFANATANVEYNNSLTNSNKLKSAVQSIGYDLMIDDSEKAKEDLEKIKENNALALKRKAIGALICSFPLFLLAMIPSLMHQQWARVIMWLLATPVVFYFGKQFYINAWKQLQHKSANMDTLVALSTEVAYIYSVISLFFPNIWLRNHLEPHVYFEASAVVITFVLLGRILEEKAKNNTSSAIKKLMGLQPKTVTIIQNGQPIESPIQNISLGNILLVKPGEKIAVDGIVVEGSSYIDESMLSGEPIAVKKDKASKVLAGTINQNGTLQYKAEKIGSDTVLAQIIQSVQDAQGSKAPVQKLVDKIASIFVPIVLIIAVISFILWYFFAPSNNISMAFSAFVTVLVIACPCALGLATPTAIMVGIGKGAENGILIKDAVILEKAEKITDIVLDKTGTITQGNPSVVDSIALENLSETEKNIFYSIEANSQHPLAKAITNSLGKNAQLLKVQISNIEGKGIEGIFESAKYYIGNKTLLDSLEIQLPENIEKWSVAQFELARTVVFLLGKNKVLAGMAIADAIKPSSKEAIEILQNNFHIQIHLLTGDNSQTAEAVAKQLGIKNVVANALPSNKLDYIKSIQKQGKVVAMVGDGINDSNALAQADVSIAMGNGSDIAMDVAQMTILSSGLKKIHQAIQLSKQTEKTIRTNLFWAFIYNVIGIPIAAGALYPINHYLLNPMIAGAAMAFSSVSVVCNSLLLKSRKLL; from the coding sequence ATGGCAATGGTAGAAGATAGAATAGACGAAAAGACAAAAAAGACATTTCCTGTATTGGAAATGTCTTGTGCTGCCTGTGCTAATAGTGTGGAAACTATCTTACAATCCCAACCAGGCGTTGTAAATGCAACAGTTAATTTTGCAAATGCTACCGCCAATGTAGAGTATAACAACTCACTCACTAATTCTAATAAATTAAAATCAGCCGTCCAATCCATTGGTTACGACTTGATGATAGATGATTCTGAAAAAGCAAAAGAAGATTTAGAAAAAATAAAGGAAAACAATGCCCTTGCGTTAAAAAGAAAAGCAATTGGCGCCTTAATTTGTTCCTTTCCTCTATTCCTATTAGCTATGATACCATCACTCATGCATCAGCAATGGGCAAGGGTAATCATGTGGTTATTAGCAACGCCGGTAGTTTTCTATTTTGGAAAACAGTTTTATATTAACGCGTGGAAACAACTACAACATAAGTCCGCTAACATGGATACACTAGTTGCGTTGAGTACTGAAGTTGCATATATTTATAGTGTAATAAGTTTATTTTTTCCCAATATTTGGTTGAGAAATCACTTGGAGCCGCATGTATATTTCGAAGCATCGGCAGTGGTCATCACATTTGTGTTACTAGGTCGAATATTAGAAGAAAAAGCAAAAAATAATACGAGTAGTGCGATAAAAAAATTAATGGGTTTACAACCTAAAACTGTCACTATTATCCAAAATGGACAACCGATCGAAAGTCCTATTCAAAATATTAGTTTGGGTAATATTCTCTTAGTCAAACCAGGAGAAAAAATTGCAGTTGATGGTATTGTTGTTGAAGGATCATCATACATTGATGAGAGCATGCTTTCTGGCGAACCTATTGCAGTAAAGAAAGACAAGGCCAGTAAAGTTCTTGCAGGCACCATTAATCAAAATGGGACATTACAGTACAAAGCAGAAAAAATTGGATCCGACACTGTTCTTGCGCAGATTATACAGTCTGTACAAGATGCACAAGGAAGCAAAGCTCCCGTACAGAAACTAGTAGATAAAATTGCGAGCATATTTGTTCCTATAGTGTTGATTATAGCAGTTATTAGTTTTATCCTTTGGTATTTCTTTGCCCCTAGCAATAATATTTCCATGGCATTTTCTGCTTTTGTAACAGTTTTGGTTATTGCGTGCCCTTGTGCATTGGGATTAGCGACACCAACAGCCATTATGGTAGGAATTGGGAAAGGTGCGGAAAATGGAATTCTAATAAAAGACGCAGTTATACTAGAGAAAGCAGAAAAAATTACAGATATCGTTTTGGATAAAACAGGAACGATTACTCAAGGTAATCCGTCTGTAGTGGATAGTATCGCATTGGAAAATTTATCAGAAACAGAAAAAAACATTTTTTATTCTATTGAAGCAAATTCTCAACATCCATTAGCTAAAGCGATAACGAATAGTTTGGGTAAAAATGCGCAATTATTAAAAGTACAAATTTCCAATATAGAAGGCAAAGGCATCGAGGGAATATTTGAATCAGCGAAATATTATATTGGCAATAAAACACTATTAGATTCATTAGAAATTCAATTGCCGGAAAATATAGAAAAATGGAGTGTAGCACAATTTGAATTAGCGAGAACTGTCGTATTTCTCCTTGGTAAAAATAAGGTTTTGGCAGGAATGGCGATTGCAGATGCAATCAAACCAAGTAGTAAAGAAGCCATTGAAATTTTGCAAAATAATTTTCATATTCAAATACATTTATTAACAGGCGACAATAGTCAAACAGCCGAAGCCGTTGCTAAACAATTGGGGATAAAAAATGTAGTTGCGAATGCACTACCAAGTAACAAATTAGATTACATAAAAAGTATTCAAAAACAAGGGAAAGTGGTTGCCATGGTTGGCGATGGCATCAACGACAGTAATGCTTTGGCACAAGCTGACGTAAGTATCGCAATGGGTAATGGTAGTGATATTGCTATGGATGTTGCTCAAATGACTATTTTGAGTTCGGGTTTGAAAAAAATCCATCAGGCAATCCAACTATCCAAACAAACAGAAAAAACAATTCGTACGAATTTATTTTGGGCATTTATTTACAATGTAATTGGCATCCCAATTGCAGCAGGAGCATTGTATCCCATCAATCATTATTTACTCAATCCGATGATTGCAGGAGCTGCGATGGCATTTAGTAGTGTAAGTGTAGTTTGCAATAGTTTATTGTTAAAATCAAGAAAACTTTTATAA
- a CDS encoding heavy-metal-associated domain-containing protein, protein MSTLKFNTTLKCSGCVNTIKPNFDNEKSIQNWEVDLNSNPKVLTVETDSLKPEEIQVLLQKSGYKGDLISEN, encoded by the coding sequence ATGTCAACATTAAAATTCAATACAACCTTGAAATGTTCAGGTTGCGTCAATACAATCAAACCAAATTTTGATAATGAAAAATCTATCCAAAATTGGGAAGTAGATCTAAATAGTAATCCTAAAGTATTGACCGTAGAAACGGATAGTTTAAAACCAGAGGAAATTCAAGTTTTGCTACAAAAGTCAGGATATAAAGGTGATTTAATTTCAGAAAATTAA
- a CDS encoding multicopper oxidase family protein, translating to MYKILATILALFTIINYSHAQHHHMANYTDSARLPERMQHGTNVTYHLYVTDTMVSYNKHKPVMGMAINGAIPGPALNFTLGDTAWIYVHNLTDMETSIHWHGLILPNEEDGVPYLTTAPVKAHGTHLYKFPITHTGTYWYHSHDMLQQQSGLYGAFIVRKKDDDRSHDYTLVLSDWTNDKPEQVNRFLHQGNDWYAIKKHAVQSYGEAIVSGHLGTKIGNEWKRMEAMDVSDVAYDAFTSNGKINQYLSQYHKGDKVHIHVVNGSSSTYFWLTWAGGKMSVVANDGMPVKPVPVDKMIIGTAETYDIELTIPENMQYELRATSEDRIGHTSTWFGKGMKMEAPNLGRLDYFAGMKMMNKMMNMNGTMNDMGMDMSLQKMDMNKVMYPELKKTKSSTMTKDTSMSSSMRKMDMSHMDHMQGMSGMKMSDSKNEPVVLNYAMLESPTPTTLPEGKWKTLTFELWGNMNRYVWTINNKTVSESDAILIKRGENIRIILKNQSMMRHPMHLHGHFFRVLNGSGEYSPLKNTLDIMPMETDTLEFHGSEYGDWFFHCHILYHMMSGMGRIFRYENSPYNPQVPDPDKAYKIAGKDDQKIYPHVDAEFQSNNTNGTAELFNTRYRLWTDWAVGYNSEAGYSSETHFGRYIGKMQWFLPYVGWDFRHRTGNFKETNIFGQSNTKNDRRVFCMGFQYTLPMLITADTRIDTEGKLRVQFSKNDIAITEKIRGEAMWDTDKEWSAGVRYIMGKYWGISAHYDSNIGVGAGISLNY from the coding sequence ATGTACAAGATTTTAGCTACAATTTTAGCTCTATTTACTATAATTAATTATAGCCATGCACAGCATCATCACATGGCGAACTATACAGACTCCGCAAGATTACCAGAAAGAATGCAACATGGTACTAATGTAACGTATCACTTATATGTCACAGATACCATGGTAAGTTACAATAAGCACAAGCCTGTTATGGGCATGGCAATTAATGGCGCAATTCCTGGTCCAGCACTCAATTTTACACTAGGAGATACTGCATGGATTTATGTTCACAATCTGACAGATATGGAAACTTCTATTCATTGGCATGGATTAATTTTACCCAATGAAGAAGATGGCGTTCCTTACTTAACCACCGCGCCAGTCAAAGCACACGGGACACATTTATACAAATTTCCCATAACGCATACAGGTACATATTGGTATCATAGTCATGATATGTTACAACAACAAAGCGGATTGTATGGCGCATTTATCGTTCGAAAAAAAGACGACGATCGTTCGCATGACTATACTTTAGTTTTGAGTGATTGGACCAATGATAAACCTGAGCAAGTGAATCGTTTTTTACATCAAGGAAATGACTGGTATGCCATCAAAAAACATGCAGTTCAAAGCTATGGAGAAGCAATAGTTTCTGGACATTTGGGAACTAAAATTGGAAATGAGTGGAAAAGAATGGAGGCGATGGACGTGAGCGATGTTGCCTACGACGCATTTACCTCCAATGGAAAAATCAATCAATATTTATCCCAATATCACAAAGGGGACAAAGTACATATTCATGTGGTGAATGGTTCCTCCTCTACTTATTTTTGGCTGACTTGGGCAGGCGGAAAAATGTCTGTAGTGGCCAACGACGGGATGCCAGTCAAACCTGTTCCCGTGGACAAAATGATTATCGGAACGGCAGAAACCTACGATATCGAATTGACCATTCCCGAAAATATGCAATATGAATTAAGAGCTACTTCGGAAGATCGGATTGGTCACACATCCACATGGTTTGGCAAAGGAATGAAAATGGAAGCTCCGAATCTTGGCAGACTAGATTATTTCGCTGGGATGAAGATGATGAATAAGATGATGAACATGAATGGTACCATGAATGATATGGGCATGGATATGAGTTTGCAAAAAATGGATATGAATAAAGTCATGTATCCCGAGTTGAAAAAAACAAAATCCTCTACCATGACCAAAGACACGTCGATGTCTTCTTCTATGAGAAAAATGGATATGTCGCACATGGATCATATGCAAGGAATGAGTGGAATGAAAATGTCCGATTCTAAAAATGAACCCGTCGTACTAAACTACGCCATGCTAGAGTCTCCGACACCGACAACTTTACCTGAAGGAAAATGGAAAACATTGACATTCGAACTATGGGGTAATATGAATCGCTATGTTTGGACAATCAACAATAAAACAGTTTCTGAATCGGATGCGATTTTGATCAAAAGAGGTGAAAATATCCGTATTATTTTAAAAAATCAATCAATGATGCGTCATCCGATGCATTTGCATGGTCATTTTTTTAGAGTATTGAACGGTTCGGGGGAATATTCTCCTTTGAAAAACACATTGGACATTATGCCAATGGAAACCGATACTTTGGAATTTCATGGATCCGAATATGGCGATTGGTTTTTCCATTGTCACATTTTGTATCATATGATGAGTGGCATGGGACGTATTTTCCGATATGAAAATTCGCCTTATAATCCGCAAGTTCCGGATCCAGATAAGGCGTACAAAATTGCCGGAAAAGATGATCAAAAAATCTATCCACATGTAGATGCCGAATTTCAGTCCAACAATACCAATGGAACAGCAGAATTATTTAACACGCGTTATCGTCTTTGGACAGATTGGGCAGTTGGATATAATAGTGAAGCAGGTTATTCATCCGAAACCCATTTCGGTAGATATATTGGGAAAATGCAATGGTTTTTACCTTATGTTGGTTGGGATTTTAGACATCGTACAGGCAATTTCAAGGAAACAAATATTTTCGGTCAATCGAATACCAAAAATGATCGTCGTGTTTTTTGTATGGGATTTCAATACACATTACCCATGTTAATTACTGCCGATACTAGAATTGATACCGAAGGTAAATTACGCGTCCAATTTTCTAAAAATGACATAGCCATCACCGAAAAAATAAGAGGTGAAGCAATGTGGGATACGGACAAAGAATGGTCTGCAGGTGTTCGTTACATTATGGGAAAATATTGGGGTATTTCTGCGCACTATGATAGTAATATCGGTGTTGGTGCAGGTATTTCTTTGAATTATTAA
- a CDS encoding restriction endonuclease codes for MAHFYLDAETSLNPIFSDFFFDFPKQNPVLELYNQTIQKSNLRENLQDNFGLIKKLGTVDTILANKILLYDIQKNFKNHIKDYQKTIGKSPILNTLSIRSNKSTKAPSYINVAKNEVNSTEIQYNLENILDDIEGSVSQDLFKEIIFSETQRVKKVISDIYFNNQDLYNLNPRDFEIMIAELLSSQGFDVELTQQTRDGGKDIIAIKPQGPLLRPIKYLVECKKYAETNKVDVQIMRSFSYVVQQSANKGILVTTSYFTKDVQKQHDPQLLDLIDKNALLQWIHIYILQLKGILAI; via the coding sequence ATGGCTCATTTCTATTTAGATGCAGAAACATCATTAAATCCCATTTTTTCAGACTTTTTTTTTGATTTCCCAAAACAAAATCCAGTTCTTGAATTATACAACCAAACAATTCAGAAAAGCAATCTAAGAGAAAATCTACAAGATAATTTTGGCTTGATTAAAAAATTAGGGACTGTTGATACTATACTTGCTAATAAAATTCTTTTATATGATATTCAAAAGAATTTTAAAAACCATATAAAAGACTATCAGAAAACAATTGGAAAATCTCCTATACTCAATACGTTATCAATCCGTTCTAATAAAAGTACGAAAGCACCTTCTTATATTAATGTAGCAAAGAACGAAGTCAATTCAACCGAAATTCAATACAACTTAGAAAATATTTTGGATGATATTGAAGGTTCGGTTAGTCAAGATTTATTTAAAGAAATTATTTTTTCCGAAACTCAAAGAGTAAAAAAGGTAATCTCTGATATTTATTTCAACAATCAGGATTTATATAATCTAAATCCTAGAGACTTTGAAATAATGATTGCAGAGCTATTATCTTCTCAAGGTTTTGATGTTGAACTTACACAGCAAACAAGAGATGGAGGTAAAGACATAATTGCAATCAAGCCGCAGGGACCTCTATTAAGACCAATAAAGTATCTAGTAGAGTGTAAGAAGTACGCCGAAACAAATAAAGTTGATGTTCAAATTATGAGATCATTTAGTTATGTTGTCCAGCAAAGTGCTAATAAGGGAATATTAGTAACAACTTCATATTTTACAAAAGATGTCCAAAAACAACATGATCCACAACTTTTAGATTTGATAGACAAAAATGCACTTCTTCAATGGATTCATATTTATATATTGCAACTGAAAGGTATTCTTGCTATTTAA
- the purH gene encoding bifunctional phosphoribosylaminoimidazolecarboxamide formyltransferase/IMP cyclohydrolase, with protein sequence MQKKIKSALISVFYKDGLEPIVKELDRLGVTIYSTGGTQKFIENLGIKCIPVEDLTTYPSILGGRVKILHPAVFGGILGRRDLEEDRAEMAKYNIPEIDLVIIDLYPFEETLKSTDDEAAIIEKIDIGGPSAIRAAAKNFKDEVVLASRDEYTWLLKVLQEQDGETSLEERKAFAAKSFEVVMNYDIAINNFFNGTILQPLTNKKVLRYGENPDQKAAFYGDLDEDFEKLNGKELSYNNLVDVDSAMALIKDFKDEKDVVFGIIKHTNVCGVAVRPTVKEAYDAADAGDPESAFGGILICSGTIDKVTAEKIQEVFFEVLIAADFDADALDVLKAKKNRILLKLKPNNKENNVQFKSVLNGVLVQDTDQGNYTEWKEVGGRETTAEEKAALSFANIICKHLKSNAIALVKDRQLIGKGCGQTSRVDALRQAIAKAEQFNFDLKDAVLASDAFFPFNDCVKLAHEAGITSFIQPGGSIRDKDSIEYCVENNLPMVLTGKRHFRHG encoded by the coding sequence ATGCAAAAGAAAATCAAATCAGCATTAATTTCCGTTTTTTACAAAGATGGTTTGGAACCGATTGTAAAAGAGTTGGATCGTCTAGGTGTAACGATTTATTCTACTGGCGGTACACAGAAATTTATTGAAAATCTAGGTATAAAATGTATTCCTGTTGAGGACTTGACAACTTACCCATCCATCCTTGGTGGCCGTGTTAAGATCCTTCATCCTGCCGTTTTTGGGGGTATCTTGGGACGTCGTGATTTGGAAGAGGATCGTGCAGAAATGGCGAAATACAATATTCCTGAGATCGATTTGGTGATCATTGATTTGTATCCTTTCGAAGAAACTTTGAAAAGTACAGATGATGAAGCTGCAATTATTGAAAAAATTGATATTGGTGGTCCTTCTGCCATTCGTGCTGCTGCGAAAAATTTCAAAGATGAAGTCGTATTAGCTTCTCGAGATGAATATACTTGGTTATTGAAAGTGTTGCAAGAGCAAGATGGGGAAACTTCTTTGGAAGAAAGAAAAGCGTTCGCTGCAAAATCATTTGAAGTAGTAATGAACTATGATATAGCCATTAATAACTTTTTCAACGGAACGATTCTTCAACCATTAACCAATAAAAAAGTATTGCGTTATGGGGAAAATCCAGATCAAAAAGCCGCATTCTATGGTGATTTGGATGAGGATTTTGAAAAATTAAACGGAAAAGAACTTTCTTATAATAATTTAGTAGATGTTGATTCTGCAATGGCATTGATCAAAGATTTCAAAGACGAAAAAGATGTCGTTTTTGGAATTATAAAACATACCAATGTCTGTGGTGTTGCGGTTCGTCCAACAGTGAAAGAAGCCTATGACGCAGCAGATGCGGGAGATCCAGAAAGTGCTTTTGGTGGTATCTTGATTTGCTCTGGTACAATTGATAAAGTTACTGCGGAGAAAATACAAGAAGTTTTCTTTGAAGTATTGATCGCAGCGGATTTCGATGCGGATGCATTGGACGTATTGAAAGCAAAGAAAAACCGTATCTTATTAAAATTAAAACCAAACAATAAAGAGAATAACGTACAATTCAAATCTGTTTTGAATGGCGTTTTGGTTCAAGATACGGATCAAGGTAATTATACAGAATGGAAAGAAGTGGGTGGACGCGAAACAACTGCGGAAGAAAAAGCAGCGCTTTCATTTGCCAATATTATCTGTAAACATTTGAAATCCAATGCAATTGCGCTTGTAAAAGATCGTCAATTGATCGGAAAAGGTTGTGGACAGACAAGCCGTGTAGATGCGTTGCGTCAGGCAATTGCCAAAGCAGAACAATTTAATTTTGATTTGAAAGATGCTGTTTTAGCTTCTGATGCATTTTTCCCATTTAATGACTGTGTGAAATTAGCGCACGAAGCGGGCATTACTTCTTTCATTCAACCCGGAGGTTCTATCAGAGATAAAGATAGTATTGAATATTGCGTAGAAAATAATTTACCCATGGTATTAACTGGAAAACGTCATTTCCGCCACGGATAA
- a CDS encoding HYC_CC_PP family protein translates to MRKIVSIFLLVLYCLTATGAGFRLHFCMHKFSHWNFALNGQHSDLKSSAIQFDQNCSCCKDEIYQIHTDHSYFHSNYEKSQLTQIVTIVPAIFHSYDYTIVQYAKEQKLRLAWKPPDHIYPNKLFIPINQWRI, encoded by the coding sequence TTGAGGAAAATCGTTTCCATATTTCTATTGGTATTGTATTGCCTTACTGCAACCGGAGCGGGATTCCGGTTGCACTTTTGCATGCATAAATTTAGTCATTGGAATTTTGCACTGAATGGACAACATTCTGACCTCAAAAGCAGTGCCATCCAATTTGACCAGAATTGTAGTTGTTGTAAAGATGAAATTTATCAGATTCATACCGATCACTCCTATTTTCATTCTAATTATGAAAAATCACAACTCACTCAAATAGTAACGATAGTTCCTGCTATTTTTCATAGTTATGATTATACAATAGTACAATATGCCAAAGAACAAAAATTAAGACTCGCGTGGAAACCACCAGATCATATTTATCCAAATAAATTATTTATCCCAATAAATCAGTGGCGTATTTGA